In Rhodococcus qingshengii JCM 15477, the sequence GGGCGGGCGGGGCTCGAACCCGCGACCAATGGATTATGAGTCCACGGCTCTAACCGACTGAGCTACCGCCCCATCCGGATGCGATGCATCGCGGCGAATCCGAATGTTACCGGCACATCCGACGCGGATCACAATCGGGCAGGCGGTGACGCGTTGCACTCTTTCGAGTCGAGTCTTCCAAGGTTGGTCGGCACAGGCGCGATGAGCCGATACCGTGGGAGTGCACACCCCACGGAACAGGATCACCACATGAAGCTTGCACTGACCGAATTCAAGAACTCGAAGGCCACGATCCGGATCATCATGTCCGACGGCGCGAAACTGAACGGCACCGTCACCGATTTCACCGAAGACACTCTCGTTCTCAATTCTCCGAATGGTGTCTACTACATCAACCCCAGCCACATCATCCGGCTGTTCGAGCCGTCGGATCGCGCAGCGAAGTAGGCGCACCGGTCAAACAGTTCGACGGTTCCACCGAAAGCCCGACGCAGACACTTGCGTCGGGCTTTGGTGTATCTGTCGCCAATATCTTCGCGTCGCGTTCACGGGTGCTGATGCCGCCTATCCTCTCCGACATGGCGAACGACAGCGGACCACCTGAACTCGTGTTGTTCGACTTGGGCGGTGTGCTGTGTCGATTCGAGCCTGACCGTCGCGCCGCAGAACTGGCTGCGGCCATCGGCGTCACGGAAGACGAGATTCATGCCCTCGTGTTCGCGTCCGGGTTCGACCAGGAATGCGATCTCGGCATTCACTCCGAAACCGCGATCCTGGAACGCTTTCGACGACTCGGGTTTCCTGGTGACCGCGACGAGCTACGCCGAGCCTGGGCCAAGGCCTTCATCCCGGACCGCGCGGTCATCGATCTCGCAATCGCGCTTCGAAGCGAGGGGGTCGTGGTCGCCACACTCTCCGACAACGGACCTGTTCTCTTGGCCGCCATCGAGAGTGTCGTAACTCCATCGGCAATCGACGAGCATGTTTTCTCCTGCATGCTCGGAGCTACCAAACCCGACCCTGCGGCCTTCCTGGCTGCGCTGGAGTTTCTCGATGCGCGTCCACAGCAGACCTTCTTCGTCGACGACAACCCGGTGAACGTCCTCAGCGCTCGACGGCTGGGAATTCGCGGCGAACAAGCAAACAAGGCGGCAGACGTCGAATCGGCACTTCGATCGGTGGGTCTGCTGCGAGCGCACTAGGTCAGACAAAAACAAGGTCAGACCACAACAAGAAAGCCCCCCACCCGATTTCTCAGGTGAGGGGCTTCACTGCTCCCCCGGCTGGACTCGAACCAGCAACCGTCCGATTAACAGTCGGAAGCTCTGCCAATTGAGCTACAGGGGATTGTCTTGCTCGCTTCGCCCGTTCCGGCGTTGCCTGAGAAACTGTAGCGAATCCTTCACCGAAGTACCAAATCGCCTGCCCAGCGAGTCATCAGGCAGGATGGAGTCAGGACGATCGGTGCTGGAGGGAAGCAGGAATGATGCGTTTGTTGATCGGTGTTGCAGCTGGGTACGTCCTGGGAACCAAAGCGGGCCGCGCACGATACGAGCAGATCAGCCGGGCCGCGAAGGCGGTGGCCACCAGTCCGGCCACCAAGAAGGTGTTGGACGCGTCACGGCAGAAGCTGGCCGACTCACTGAGTACTCAGCCCAAGCTCGAGCCGATGAAGCCGATCAACGAGGAGACTACGATTCTGGTCCCCCACGACCAGTTGAAGAAAAACCGTTAGGTCAGACGCTTTGGTCGCCGACAGCCTGCTCACGCAGCTGTCGGCGATACTGCTCCAGCGCCACGAGGTCGCCGAACAGTGAGTTGTACTCCTCGGGGGCTGCAGCAGGTGAAACGCGCTGAAGCTTGGATTTGAGGTCGGCAACCTGCTCGCCCACCCACGCTTCCTGCAGTCGTGCGAGCACTCCGTTGATGTAGCGCGGAACCGTGTCTTCGTCACACGGCATCGGTTCGACGGCCAGCTCAGATACAACCGAGGCCACCGTCATGTCTTCGACGCCCTTGGTGACGACTTCGATCCACTCGGCGCCGCCGAGTCCCTTGCTCGTTCCACCGGCGTCAGCCATTGCCTGTCTGATGACAACGTAGGCGGGGTGGGTGAACGTCTCGGGCGGCAACGAGTCGAAGACACTGCCGGCGATGCCAGGGTGCTGCAATGCGGCCTTGAGGACAGCTCGCTGCGTCGAGAGCGCGGGATCGTTGGGCCGGGGCCTGGAGATTCCGATCGGCAGCGCAAGCGCATCGGCAGCAGGTTGGTCGACAACCTGACGACGCTTGGGCGCCGGTGACGATCCACGCGTCGACGCCCGTTTGCGAGCTTCGTCACGCACGCGTCGTCGAACCGACGGAAGATCGTCCCAACCGACCCATCCGCACAACAGATTCGCGTAGCTGTCGCGCAGAGTTGATTCCTTGATCTGCGCAACGACGGGCACGGTACGACGCAGTGCCTCGACACGACCTTCAGCGGTCTCCAGATCGTGTTCGGTGAGGATGGACTTCACCACGAACTCGAACATCGGAGTGCGCCGTGCCACGAGGTCGCGAACGGCGGCGTCACCAGACTTCAGTCGCAGATCGCACGGGTCCATTCCGTCGGGCGCGACGGCGACGAACGTCTGCCCGGCCATCTTTTGATCACCCTCGAACGCCTTCATCGCAGCGGCCTGCCCCGCGGCATCACCGTCGAAGGTGTAGATGATTTCACCGCGAAAGTAGCTGTCGTCCATCAGGAGTCGACGGAGCATCGCAAGGTGCTCCTCACCGAAGGCGGTCCCGCACGAAGCGACGGCGGTCTTGACGCCGGCCAAATGCATCGCCATGACGTCGGTGTAACCCTCGACGACTACCGCCTGGTGCCCCTTGGCGATGTCGCGCTTGGCGAGGTCCAAGCCGAACAAGACCTGAGACTTCTTGTAGAGAATCGTTTCCGGCGTGTTGACGTACTTACCCGGCATGGTGTCGTCGTCGAAGAGCTTGCGGGCACCGAAGCCGATGACGTCACCGGCGACGCTGCGGATCGGCCACAGAAGTCGGCGATGGAACCGGTCGATCGGACCTCGCCGGCCTTCTTTGGACAGCCCGGCTGCTTCTAGTTCCTTGAACTCGAAGCCCTTGGACATCAAGTGTTTTGTGAGAGTGTCCCAACCTTCTGGCGCGTATCCACACCCGAACTGCAAGGCCGCGGCACCGTCGAAGTTTCGCTCGGTGAGGTAGTCGCGAGCCGCCTGGGCATCGGGTTCGCGCAGACGAGCGGCGTAGAACTCCTGAGCCGCAGCGTTTGCTGCGATCAAGCGTGCACGGGTGCCGCGATCGCGCTGAACGGACGGTCCGCCGCCCTCGTACGAAATCGTGTAGCTGAGTCGATCCGCCAACTGCTCGACGGCCTCTACGAAGCTGATGTGATCCATCTTCTGCAGGAACGAGTACACGTCACCACCCTCACCGCAGCCGAAGCAGTGGTAGAGGCCGTGGTTGGGTCGCACATGGAACGACGGCGACTTCTCGTCGTGAAAGGGACACAGACCTTTGATCGAATCGCCACCGGCACGCTTGAGTGAAACGTATTCACCGACGATGTCCTCGATGCGAGTGCGTTCGC encodes:
- a CDS encoding HAD family hydrolase, translated to MANDSGPPELVLFDLGGVLCRFEPDRRAAELAAAIGVTEDEIHALVFASGFDQECDLGIHSETAILERFRRLGFPGDRDELRRAWAKAFIPDRAVIDLAIALRSEGVVVATLSDNGPVLLAAIESVVTPSAIDEHVFSCMLGATKPDPAAFLAALEFLDARPQQTFFVDDNPVNVLSARRLGIRGEQANKAADVESALRSVGLLRAH
- the dnaG gene encoding DNA primase; its protein translation is MAGRISDRDIAAIRERTRIEDIVGEYVSLKRAGGDSIKGLCPFHDEKSPSFHVRPNHGLYHCFGCGEGGDVYSFLQKMDHISFVEAVEQLADRLSYTISYEGGGPSVQRDRGTRARLIAANAAAQEFYAARLREPDAQAARDYLTERNFDGAAALQFGCGYAPEGWDTLTKHLMSKGFEFKELEAAGLSKEGRRGPIDRFHRRLLWPIRSVAGDVIGFGARKLFDDDTMPGKYVNTPETILYKKSQVLFGLDLAKRDIAKGHQAVVVEGYTDVMAMHLAGVKTAVASCGTAFGEEHLAMLRRLLMDDSYFRGEIIYTFDGDAAGQAAAMKAFEGDQKMAGQTFVAVAPDGMDPCDLRLKSGDAAVRDLVARRTPMFEFVVKSILTEHDLETAEGRVEALRRTVPVVAQIKESTLRDSYANLLCGWVGWDDLPSVRRRVRDEARKRASTRGSSPAPKRRQVVDQPAADALALPIGISRPRPNDPALSTQRAVLKAALQHPGIAGSVFDSLPPETFTHPAYVVIRQAMADAGGTSKGLGGAEWIEVVTKGVEDMTVASVVSELAVEPMPCDEDTVPRYINGVLARLQEAWVGEQVADLKSKLQRVSPAAAPEEYNSLFGDLVALEQYRRQLREQAVGDQSV